The DNA region tccagggtcagtgagaggctggtccagggtcagaggctggtccaggttcagtcagaggctggaccagggtcagaggctggtccagggtcaggctggtccagggtcagtgagaggctggtccagggtcagaggctggtccagggtcagtcagaggctggaccagggtcagaggctggtccagagtcagaggctggtccagggtcagaggctggtccagggtcagtcagaggctggtccagggtcagaggctggtccagggtcagaggctggtccagggtcagtgagaggctggaccagggtcagaggctggtccagggtcagaggctggtccagggtcagaggctggacagggtcagaggctggtccaggtcaGAGGCTGTCcagggtcagtcagaggctggtccagggtcagtcagaggctggtccagggtcagaggctggtccaggtcagaggctggaccagggtcagaggctggtccagggtcagaggctggtccagggtcagaggctggtccagggtcagaggctggaccaggtcagaggctggtccaggtcagaggctggtccaggtcagtgagaggctggtccagggtcagtgagaggctggtccagggtcagaggctggaccagggtcagaggctggtccagggtcagaggctggtccagggtcagtcagaggctggtccagggtcagaggctggtccagggtcagaggctggaccagggtcagaggctggtccagggtcagaggctggtccagggtcagtgagaggctggtccagggtcagtgagaggctggtccagggtcagaggctggaccagggtcagaggctggtccagggtcagaggctggtccagggtcagaggctggtccagggtcagaggctggtctcACCGGCACTTATGGCAGCAGCGCACGAGCTCGTCCTGCTGCACGCGGTCCGTCAGGAACTGAGGTCGGCACAGAGGCAGCCGGACCTTGGACAGCAGGTCCGGCAGCAGGGGTTCCCTTTGGTGCCGGTCGTGATAAACCCAGGCCAGACCGCCTCCaacacctgcacaggtgcagcacacCGGTCAGCCCCGCGCAGCCTCCGCCGGCCCCGCGGACCACTCACCTGTTCTTCCGCTTTTACGTTGAGCTCGTCACAGCCCACCAGCTCCAGAACCTCCTCGGTCCGCAGACCCAGGAACTCCTCCGACACCGACACCTCCACGAAGTGCTGATGCAGGAAGTTGTTGGCGGAGTCGTACAGAGTGGTGCACATCATGGTCTCGGCGAACTGCCGCACTCCCAGGCAGTTCTTGGGGTGTAACCTGAAACCAGAGGGCaggtgagggcaggtgagggGATCCACTGGGCCACTGTGGGGGCCACCACACGTCCTGACCCCGGGGTCAGGGAGCGCGGTGGCCCCCCGGGGGTCAGGACTTGTGGTGCCCCCCCCCGGGGGTCAGGGCGCGCGGTGGCCCCCCGGGGTCAGGACGCGTGGTGTCCCCCGGGGGACAGGACGCGTGGTGGCCCCCCCGGGGGTCAGGACGTGTGGTGCCCCCCGGGGTCAGGGCGTGTGGTGCCCCCCCGGGGGTCAGGACGCGTGGTGCCCCCCGGGGGTCAGGGCGTGTGGTGCCCCCCCGGGGGTCAGGACTGTGGTGCCCCCCGGGGGTCAGGACGTGTGGTGGCCCCCCGGGGGTCAGGACGCGCGGTGTCCCCCCGGGGGTCAGGGGCGCGGTGCCCCCCGGGGGTCAGGGCGCATCCTGTCCCCCGGGGGTCAGGACGTGTGGTGCCCCCCGGGGGACAGGACGTGTGGTGGCCCCCCGGGGGGGACAGGACGCGCGGTGACCCCCCCGGGGGTCAGGACGTGTGGTGCCCCCCGGGGGACAGGACGTGTGGTGGCCCCCCGGGGGGGACAGGACGCGCGGTGACCCCCCCGGGGGTCAGGACGTGTGGTGGCCCCCCGGGGGACAGGACGTGTGGTGGCCCCCCGGGGGGGACAGGACGCGCGGTGACCCCCCCGGGGGACAGGACGTGTGGTGCCCCCCCCGGGGGTCAGGACGTGTGGTGCCCCCACCTCTCCTGCAGGAAGGAGCAACAGGCATCTTTGAcgttctgcagctgcaggaagctggagcCCATCAGGAGCGACTGGACGTTCTGCTGGTCGATGGCCACGTGGCCACTGTAGGCGAAGTTGATCAGGGCCTCCAGAGcgctgcaggagagggagggtTAGACTGGGCCCTGTGGTGGGCGGGTCCCCCCCAGGCGGGTCCCCCCCAGGCGGGTCCCCCCCAGGCGGGTCCCCCCCCCGGTCTTACCTGGGGTCCATGCCCTGCATCAGGATCTCGTCCTGTTTACACTCCACCATGTCGTTGGTGAACATGGCGTGGAAGTACGGGATGGAGGCGGCCAACACGATGCGGTGAGCGCTGAACTTGTGATCGCCCACCTGCGGAAGAAGAGCCGCTGTTACCGTGGCAACTGTTCCTGCACGGCAACCGCCGTCTCAGCCTGCACGAGCACACGTCATCCATCAGAAACAGCTCGCACAAGGTTGCAGGTTCCGGGgtcagcaaaggtcaaaggacaaaccacagaggaaccagggggcagctgggggggcaaaggtcagctCAGCTCAGAAACATCCAGCTGAGAGGGCTGCCAGTtacccctgagcaaggcaccgtggctgctgctgggcctgAGCTGTGTGGTCCCGTACAGGACGGGTGGGTCCCGGACCAGGGTCGGTCCCGGACCAGGGTGGGTCCCGGACCAGGGTCCACAGCCCCCACCACAGCTTTAAACGGTTACACCTCTCAATCTGCTCATTCCTGCTCGCCAATCACCATGACAACGTGATAGCCAACCAGCTCTCCTAAGCTTCCGGTCACAGGTTCAACCAGCCGAACCGAACCTAAAACGTTAACAGGCAGTGACGTCACTTCTCGTCAATAAACGACCGAACCCATCAGCTGTTGACTTTCTGAGCTCGTAGTCCAGCTAGCTTAGCAACTAGCTAGCGGCTAACTCCAGCCGTCGGCGGGATTACCTTGAGCGTGACGTCACAAAGCTTCCCCTGACGCCGGATCTCCTCCATGACGACATAACCTCGTGCCGGCAGGTCGTGAACTGAAAAATGAACCAAATCCTCGAGTTCTTCGCAGAGAACGTCTCCCATCGTCAACAGGAACTGAGGGACGGTGCGAATTGAGCCTTGCGAGCTGCCGTAGACGCACAGGAAACCTACCGACGCCTTCCGGTTTGGCCCTTCAGAATAAAACCCGCATTCACCGTGTAGAAAATATGAGACTTGCCAACTATTTCACTCATGAACtgcttatttaaaaatatttgtgtGGCCCTAATTGTGTATTTTTCCACCTGTCAAGGGTCAGACAGAATTATTGTAATATTTGACACACATGATATTAGTACAGAATCCAGACAGATGTGGGTTTATGGAGGCTACATCtttctgaatgtgtgtgtgtgtgtgaccagtCCAGGATGCTGCTTCAGAAACTCCAGAACCTGAGAGAAAGCAGCCGTTGGCAGACAAGTGAGATTCCCCTGAAACCAGctcagatcagcagcagcaggaccagaacctcctctgGGCTGCAGaaaccctctcacacacacacacacgcacgcacacacaccaggttTATAGCTGCAGAGTCACCGTTTGTCTTTCTTCTTGTAataactgaaaataaaaattagAATATAAAAGTACaaagatgtttgttttattgGGGAATATTTGTTCCAACTGGAACCAGAACCAACCTCTGGAGGTCGACAGAGCAGCTGAGGTCCAATATGAAACTGTCAGATTTTAATCTCATATTCAGTGAAAACAGGTCAGGTTCTTCCTGCAACTGTAAAACTGTGACGGAAACACAAGAATTTCCACTGTAACACTTTCGCTGGGGTGTGAATGCTagctgctaacgttagcatcacGGAACCCTCTTGGGCGGGCGTTCTGAGGCGGTGTTGATGATTCCGACCGTTGACAGACGTGGGACCGCAACATCTTACAAAATACGTACAAAATCTGACGGacgaaggaggtggaggagaagacggCAGCGGTCcacggaggaggaaaacaaaggagaGCGATTTAAAAAGCGACGCTGGGAAGaggccccctctcctccccgaGAGTCCGTCAGCGAGCGCTCTACGCCGAGAGGTCGCTGGTCTCAAAGCGTTCCTGGTCGTAGACCTCGGCGGCCACCTTACGTCCTCCGAACCAGCGGTGGTTGAGCGCCTGGATGGCCCGGTTCATCTCCGCCACCTCAGAAAACTCCACAAAGATCTTGACGATGACCTCCGcatcgtcctcctccccctggcGCTCCTGGTAGATGATGACACGCTTCACCTGACCAAACTTCCCACACTCTTCCGTCACCTCGCCTTCCAAGTCGTCGTCAATGTCGTCTGGACCCACCATGTTCCTCAGCACCATCACGGTGgactgcagcagagagggaaaTCACTCAACTCTGCCAACGCGCGCGGCGTGAACGAAGGCCACGCCTACAGAGAAGGCACGGAGGACCCGGAGGTCAGGGTCACCCTGGTGAGCCCTGACCTCCGGGTCCGGCCGGGCCTTACCTCCTGCTTGCGGAGCAGCTTCCTCATCACCATGTGCCGGGCGCTGCTCCCACTGATGCTCAGGTGCTCCTGCTCGCTGAGCGGCTCCATGACGCCGTCCTGTTgacgctcctcctccttccgctgtgactcacctgctgctgggggTGTGGCCAGGACCGGGTTCACCAATCCCACCTGAGGAAGGCCCGTTCGAGCTGGGGTCACACCTGAGACGGTCAGTAAAGgacacacctgcacacctgagAACGAACCTCAAACTAACCCACAACCTGCATCCAATCAGCGAGAATTAACTGGAGCACAACCAGGAAGTCAATTCTTCCGTGTTTAGGGCGGctggagcgccccctgctggccaccgcGCCAATGTCATCATATATTGTGATTAGAATCTGAGCCCAGAGAGTTTCTGAGCGCTCCAGTGTTCCTACCTGTGATGACCCCAGGAGCCTGAGCAGCCATGACGGCCTGAGGAAGtcctgccagctgctgggaCAGGAGCGCCGGCCCAGCCAGAGCTCCGAGCACCGAGGAGcccaccacctcctgcaggcAGCACAAACAGCGTTCATCCATCACGCAGGTCCTCAGGGTTCTGGTGCagccatgaaaccagaggaacCAGTCTGAACCCGTCTGAGACAGAAACCCTGAGGACCTCTATGTGCTGGGTCCGGATCTCCTCGTGGCTCTGGAGGATCATCTCGCTGGCCTCCAGCATGTGGGCGAAATCTtggagtgacctttgaccttcatctGTCCTTGACCTCTCATATTAAAGGGAGCTCTGGCTGGGTGCAGCCCATCTGGAGAAGCACCAGATCCTCCCAGTAGAGCGCTCCAGTCTGAGCTGCTTTACTGTTGCTTCCAGAACCTCTGACAGTAGAATGGGCCCAGCCTGTAGCTACGTGGCCCCTGcggtggaaccagctccctgtccagggaCGGGAGGCTGGTTCCTCTACCTGTCCGACCCATTTACACCAAAACACCTGAAGATGGAGCGACGTGGTCCGAAGGGCCACAGCTGTGCCAGCACCCCTCGCCTGGGCTGAAGGCTGCTGGGGGTCGCACCAGAACCAGCGAATCACAGGTGACCCACTGTGGGGATCTTCTTGATCTTCCCCAGTTGAATCTGCTCTGAACACGTTTGTTCACCTCAACGGGACTCAGATAAAAGCTCTCAGTGGATTTTGCTTGTTTCAATTTCACAAAATGTCAGAATTTCCTGGTTCAAGTTTAATATCGTTTCCTCAGTTCGTGCCATCAGCATTCTCGCCGCCGCGTCGCTACAGCCCCCTACTGGCCGCACACGGCACTGCAGCGGCACCGGGACGGGTCTTCCTATCAATTCTGAATTTTGTGTTGACCTGAGATGCAGATGAAACCCTTCTGTGAGGAAGATTAATGCCGTTAGCTCTGTAGCTAGAGCCATTATGCTAGCTAACACTCCTGGCTACAACAGGCGCAGCTAACCTTTAGCATCATCTTAGCTACACTGCGATAGGCTGAGGTTGCTGGGGTATGATCAGCTGACAGGGCTCCGTCTTTTGATTGGCTCATGGTTGCTCGTCTATCTCTCTGACCCCAATGTTgtgcactgacctttgacccctctgcTTGGCTCAGCTTTGGGGTCGGGGGATCTTTACTGTCAGCGACGCTGCATAAATGAAGCTGAACTGAACTGCTGTCGTCAGAAATGACGGCtgccctcggggggggggggggggacaaaccaACCCCAACCGGTTCTCCTCttctggaggcggagcttcgtGGCTTACCTGAGCTGTGATCTTggcactggcagcagcagcagccacagcagcagcggcaggaagCCCCCCAGGAGCGGCGGGTGTGAGGAGGGGCACCGGTGGCGTCACAGCCTTGCCTACCCGCAGGTACTGACCCCCCAGGTCAAAGAGGTTCATGGAGGCCACGGCGTCCTGAGCAGACTGGGCCTTATCATATTCTACAGAGAaaatgatcacatgaccacaagtttctgcacctccacctctcatTTAAGTTCTTCAGGATTCTTGGAGACGATGTGTGGGGAGGCCGGACGTCCTCCTCCCGGGGAGGCCGGACGTCCTCCTCCCGGGGGGGCCCGACGTCCTCCTCCCGGGGAGGCCCGACGTCCTCCGCCCGGGGGGGCCCGACGTCCTCCGCCCGGGGAGGCCCGACATCCTCCGCCCAGGGGGGCCGGACGTCCTCCTCCGGGGGGGAGGCCCGACGTCCTCCGCCGGGGAGGAGGCCCGACGTCCTCCGCCGGGGAGGAGGCCCGACGTCCTCCGCCCAGGGGGGCCGGACGTCCTCCTCCGGGGGGGAGGCCCGACGTCCTCCGCCAGGGGAGGAGGCCCGACGTCCTCCGCCCGGGGAGGAGGCCCGACTTCCTCCGCCCGGGGAGGAGGCCCGACGTCCTCCGCCCAGGGGGGCCGGACGTCCTCCTCCCGGGGGGGAGGCCCGACGTCCTCCCCCGGGGGGGAGGCCCGACGTCCTCCGCCGGGGGGGCCGGACGTCCTCCTCCGGGGGGGAGGCCCGACGTCCTCCGCCGGGGAGGAGGCCCGACGTCCTCCGCCCAGGGAGGCCCGACGTCCTCCGCCAGGGGGGCCGGACGTCCTCCTCCCGGGGGGGAGGCCCGACGTCCTCCGCCTGGACACGTTTGAGACTTAAAAAGTTTAGTCCAGGAGCCTCAGACATGTTAACAGGCCACTTTCTGCGTGGTTGATAaagtggccacgcccaccctcCTCGCCGCCGAAGGCTCCTCCTCCCACTACCGGACCCGTCGCTTTGACTACTGTCGGAAGACCTTCATGGTAAATGCAGAATCAAGGACTTCACGTGAGGACACAGAATCTGGGTGGCGGTACGTCCACCTGGACTCACCGATGAACCCGTAACCTTTGTGCCGCCCAGTTGTCGGCTCTCGCGCCAAAAGACACGACTTGATCCTTCCGAACGCCTCAAACACGCTCTTGATGTCGTCATCGGACAGGTCGGGGTGGACCGACGCCACGTAGATCCTGTTGAAGGCACGAGCTTCCTCCGCCAGCTGGTCGATGATGGGCTGCGCTTGGCCGATGTTGCTGGGCCTCcccacctgcagggggagccGAGGGCAATCAGGCGccgccgggccgggccggctcGCCGccgccggggccggggccggggccggggcggGTCTCACTCACCTTTATGTTCCGGCCTCCGAGGACAACAGAGTTCAT from Takifugu flavidus isolate HTHZ2018 chromosome 15, ASM371156v2, whole genome shotgun sequence includes:
- the puf60a gene encoding poly(U)-binding-splicing factor PUF60a isoform X4 gives rise to the protein MAVAVSAAKKYAMEQSIRSVLVKQTLTQQQQFASLQMASLTMGFGDALSPLQSVAAQRQRALAIMCRVYVGSIYYELGEDTIRQAFAPFGPIKSIDMSFDSVTMKHKGFAFVEYEMPEAAQLALEQMNSVVLGGRNIKVGRPSNIGQAQPIIDQLAEEARAFNRIYVASVHPDLSDDDIKSVFEAFGRIKSCLLAREPTTGRHKGYGFIEYDKAQSAQDAVASMNLFDLGGQYLRVGKAVTPPVPLLTPAAPGGLPAAAAVAAAAASAKITAQEVVGSSVLGALAGPALLSQQLAGLPQAVMAAQAPGVITGVQVCPLLTVSGVTPARTGLPQVGLVNPVLATPPAAGESQRKEEERQQDGVMEPLSEQEHLSISGSSARHMVMRKLLRKQESTVMVLRNMVGPDDIDDDLEGEVTEECGKFGQVKRVIIYQERQGEEDDAEVIVKIFVEFSEVAEMNRAIQALNHRWFGGRKVAAEVYDQERFETSDLSA
- the puf60a gene encoding poly(U)-binding-splicing factor PUF60a isoform X1, which translates into the protein MAVAVSAGGPALIMENGQSTTTKLGLPPLTPNQQEALQKAKKYAMEQSIRSVLVKQTLTQQQQFASLQMASLTMGFGDALSPLQSVAAQRQRALAIMCRVYVGSIYYELGEDTIRQAFAPFGPIKSIDMSFDSVTMKHKGFAFVEYEMPEAAQLALEQMNSVVLGGRNIKVGRPSNIGQAQPIIDQLAEEARAFNRIYVASVHPDLSDDDIKSVFEAFGRIKSCLLAREPTTGRHKGYGFIEYDKAQSAQDAVASMNLFDLGGQYLRVGKAVTPPVPLLTPAAPGGLPAAAAVAAAAASAKITAQEVVGSSVLGALAGPALLSQQLAGLPQAVMAAQAPGVITGVQVCPLLTVSGVTPARTGLPQVGLVNPVLATPPAAGESQRKEEERQQDGVMEPLSEQEHLSISGSSARHMVMRKLLRKQESTVMVLRNMVGPDDIDDDLEGEVTEECGKFGQVKRVIIYQERQGEEDDAEVIVKIFVEFSEVAEMNRAIQALNHRWFGGRKVAAEVYDQERFETSDLSA
- the puf60a gene encoding poly(U)-binding-splicing factor PUF60a isoform X2, producing MSEQLGGPALIMENGQSTTTKLGLPPLTPNQQEALQKAKKYAMEQSIRSVLVKQTLTQQQQFASLQMASLTMGFGDALSPLQSVAAQRQRALAIMCRVYVGSIYYELGEDTIRQAFAPFGPIKSIDMSFDSVTMKHKGFAFVEYEMPEAAQLALEQMNSVVLGGRNIKVGRPSNIGQAQPIIDQLAEEARAFNRIYVASVHPDLSDDDIKSVFEAFGRIKSCLLAREPTTGRHKGYGFIEYDKAQSAQDAVASMNLFDLGGQYLRVGKAVTPPVPLLTPAAPGGLPAAAAVAAAAASAKITAQEVVGSSVLGALAGPALLSQQLAGLPQAVMAAQAPGVITGVQVCPLLTVSGVTPARTGLPQVGLVNPVLATPPAAGESQRKEEERQQDGVMEPLSEQEHLSISGSSARHMVMRKLLRKQESTVMVLRNMVGPDDIDDDLEGEVTEECGKFGQVKRVIIYQERQGEEDDAEVIVKIFVEFSEVAEMNRAIQALNHRWFGGRKVAAEVYDQERFETSDLSA
- the puf60a gene encoding poly(U)-binding-splicing factor PUF60a isoform X3 — translated: MAVAVSAGGPALIMENGQSTTTKLGLPPLTPNQQEALQKAKKYAMEQSIRSVLVKQTLTQQQQFASLQMASLTMGFGDALSPLQSVAAQRQRALAIMCRVYVGSIYYELGEDTIRQAFAPFGPIKSIDMSFDSVTMKHKGFAFVEYEMPEAAQLALEQMNSVVLGGRNIKVGRPSNIGQAQPIIDQLAEEARAFNRIYVASVHPDLSDDDIKSVFEAFGRIKSCLLAREPTTGRHKGYGFIEYDKAQSAQDAVASMNLFDLGGQYLRVGKAVTPPVPLLTPAAPGGLPAAAAVAAAAASAKITAQEVVGSSVLGALAGPALLSQQLAGLPQAVMAAQAPGVITGVTPARTGLPQVGLVNPVLATPPAAGESQRKEEERQQDGVMEPLSEQEHLSISGSSARHMVMRKLLRKQESTVMVLRNMVGPDDIDDDLEGEVTEECGKFGQVKRVIIYQERQGEEDDAEVIVKIFVEFSEVAEMNRAIQALNHRWFGGRKVAAEVYDQERFETSDLSA